From the Ciona intestinalis chromosome 2, KH, whole genome shotgun sequence genome, one window contains:
- the LOC100183749 gene encoding synaptotagmin-like protein 4 isoform X2, whose protein sequence is MAWLESVDVGFLTETERDMILDVLKRDEKLRLQEQQRVMKLKKELRGIKRKGAKNVEVNYPTNICERCKMKTGFIVNKAQNCPVCKHKICQDCRIEHKSLWMCLVCFAEVKIKAETGEWFYDMMRAELKQMSEGSILLKHAVGKPRPTQKTTMTSRDRVAPSITYTAPSQSSSKPYSDLSESDLTSSSSKQDIVRVGSCESIGSSTESHSQAYSTRSNRQGPAETGFISSLRSTRSKESYLSDSEQSTTSSMYSPLHSTHGPHYSSLPRSRLPPLPYNDPATSLRNKSKSQTLPITSRPSEQITIVRSSSISDIASEKEDAVSSKGNSQMRKKFRSAGKKLMSQKSLSKSVPSLFAYHKRSRSSLNKSSQECDMVIEEEESNHNLNKKSSLSTSNIQDNSSHGSTPLSCCGEINFALEFHYKRSILTINIVECRNLVSFPHKKCDAYVKCYLTPDRSVKKKTSIKKNTLSPKFNQELKFSNITMAELSSRVLEMSVWNAGTFGKKIFIGHVQISLDNWKWTNTPHWYPLKPKELSKEDAPHARPYKGDLLMEVCYKPPAPMQASGLVMVMLKQAKNLEPLRSSRGNLNVYAKMCILPIKEDSVTNVVEGNNPIWNSTVRLPLSGINVEESAFKIGIWHKPNGSAIHRTNNHTFLGGAIFSSEKELSTVEERTIWRTICDSPGRWISANICLRVFR, encoded by the exons GAAATTGAAAAAAGAACTTCGTGGGATTAAACGAAAAGGCGCAAAAAATGTTGAAGTGAATTACCCAACTAACATATGTGAACGTTGTAAAATGAAAACGGGTTTCATTGTCAATAAAGCGCAGAACTGCCCAGTTTGTAAACACAAG ATATGTCAAGACTGTCGAATTGAACATAAATCATTGTGGATGTGCTTGGTTTGTTTTGCTGAAGT GAAGATAAAAGCAGAGACGGGTGAATGGTTTTATGACATGATGAGAGCTGAGTTGAAGCAAATGTCAGAAGGaagtattttgttaaaacacgccgtTGGAAAACCAAGACCAACTCAAA aaACAACAATGACATCGCGTGATAGAGTAGCACCCAGCATTACTTACACAGCTCCTTCCCAATCTTCTTCCAAACCCTACTCTGATTTATCTG AATCGGATCTCACCAGCAGCTCTTCAAAACAAG ATATTGTAAGAGTGGGAAGTTGTGAGAGTATTGGAAGCTCAACTGAGTCACATTCGCAAGCATATTCAACCAGATCAAACAGACAAGGACCCGCTGAAACCGGTTTCATTAGTTCTCTGCG ATCAACACGAAGCAAAGAATCTTATTTATCTGATTCTGAACAATCCACAACATCATCCATGTATAGCCCACTCCACTCCACACATGGTCCGCACTATTCATCTTTACcaag ATCGCGACTTCCTCCACTTCCATACAATGATCCTGCAACATCATTGAGAAACAAAAGCAAATCGCAAACTCTTCCGATCACATCTCGACCTTCCGAACAAATAACTATTGTAAGAAGTTCCTCGATCAGTGATATTGCATCAG AAAAAGAAGATGCAGTGTCAAGCAAGGGAAATTCacaaatgagaaaaaaatttCGAAGTGCTGGAAAAAAGCTGATGTCCCAAAAATCTCTCAGTAAATCTGTGCCTTCATTGTTTGCTTATCATAAACGCTCCCGATCTTCA TTGAACAAAAGCAGCCAAGAATGTGACATGGTGATTGAAGAAGAAGAATCAAaccataatttaaataaaaaatcatcaCTTTCCACTTCTAATATCCAG GATAACTCATCACATGGAAGCACACCACTGTCATGTTGTGGGGAAATTAATTTTGCACTCGAGTTTCAttacaa GCGCAGTATTTTGACAATAAACATTGTTGAGTGCCGTAATCTCGTCAGTTTTCCGCATAAGAAATGTGATGCTTATGTCAAATGTTATCTCACTCCTGATCGAAGTGTGAAAAAGAAAACttcaataaagaaaaacactCTGTCTCCCAAATTTAACCAGGAGTTAAAG ttttcaaaCATCACCATGGCTGAACTAAGCAGTAGAGTTTTAGAAATGTCAGTTTGGAATGCAGGAACTTTCGgcaaaaagatttttattggTCATGTTCAAATTTCCCTGGATAATTGGAAATGGACAAACACACCACACTGGTATCCCCTGAAACCCAAG GAACTATCAAAAGAGGACGCTCCTCATGCTCGACCTTATAAAGGCGACTTACTGATGGAGGTTTGTTACAAACCACCTGCACCAATGCAAGCGTCAGGGCTGGTTATGGTTATGTTGAAACAAGCAAAGAATTTGGAACCACTTCGCTCTTCTAGaggaaatttaaatgtttatgcaaaaat GTGTATTCTTCCAATAAAAGAAGATTCAGTCACCAATGTTGTGGAGGGAAACAATCCAATCTGGAACAGCACTGTAAGACTTCCTTTAAGTGGAATAAATGTGGAGGAAAGCGCATTTAAGATCGGTATTTGGCACAAACCTAATGGAAGTGCAATACACCGTACAAACAATCACACTTTCCTTGGTGGGGCAATATTTTCTTCTGAAAAAG aactTTCGACAGTGGAAGAAAGAACTATTTGGAGAACAATTTGTGATTCTCCGGGTCGTTGGATATCTGCCAATATTTGCTTGCGTGTTTtccgttaa
- the LOC100183749 gene encoding synaptotagmin-like protein 4 isoform X1 produces the protein MAWLESVDVGFLTETERDMILDVLKRDEKLRLQEQQRVMKLKKELRGIKRKGAKNVEVNYPTNICERCKMKTGFIVNKAQNCPVCKHKICQDCRIEHKSLWMCLVCFAEVKIKAETGEWFYDMMRAELKQMSEGSILLKHAVGKPRPTQKTTMTSRDRVAPSITYTAPSQSSSKPYSDLSESDLTSSSSKQDIVRVGSCESIGSSTESHSQAYSTRSNRQGPAETGFISSLRSTRSKESYLSDSEQSTTSSMYSPLHSTHGPHYSSLPRSRLPPLPYNDPATSLRNKSKSQTLPITSRPSEQITIVRSSSISDIASEKEDAVSSKGNSQMRKKFRSAGKKLMSQKSLSKSVPSLFAYHKRSRSSLNKSSQECDMVIEEEESNHNLNKKSSLSTSNIQDNSSHGSTPLSCCGEINFALEFHYKRSILTINIVECRNLVSFPHKKCDAYVKCYLTPDRSVKKKTSIKKNTLSPKFNQELKFSNITMAELSSRVLEMSVWNAGTFGKKIFIGHVQISLDNWKWTNTPHWYPLKPKELSKEDAPHARPYKGDLLMEVCYKPPAPMQASGLVMVMLKQAKNLEPLRSSRGNLNVYAKMCILPIKEDSVTNVVEGNNPIWNSTVRLPLSGINVEESAFKIGIWHKPNGSAIHRTNNHTFLGGAIFSSEKELSTVEERTIWRTICDSPGRWISANICLRVFR, from the exons GAAATTGAAAAAAGAACTTCGTGGGATTAAACGAAAAGGCGCAAAAAATGTTGAAGTGAATTACCCAACTAACATATGTGAACGTTGTAAAATGAAAACGGGTTTCATTGTCAATAAAGCGCAGAACTGCCCAGTTTGTAAACACAAG ATATGTCAAGACTGTCGAATTGAACATAAATCATTGTGGATGTGCTTGGTTTGTTTTGCTGAAGT GAAGATAAAAGCAGAGACGGGTGAATGGTTTTATGACATGATGAGAGCTGAGTTGAAGCAAATGTCAGAAGGaagtattttgttaaaacacgccgtTGGAAAACCAAGACCAACTCAAA aaACAACAATGACATCGCGTGATAGAGTAGCACCCAGCATTACTTACACAGCTCCTTCCCAATCTTCTTCCAAACCCTACTCTGATTTATCTG AATCGGATCTCACCAGCAGCTCTTCAAAACAAG ATATTGTAAGAGTGGGAAGTTGTGAGAGTATTGGAAGCTCAACTGAGTCACATTCGCAAGCATATTCAACCAGATCAAACAGACAAGGACCCGCTGAAACCGGTTTCATTAGTTCTCTGCG ATCAACACGAAGCAAAGAATCTTATTTATCTGATTCTGAACAATCCACAACATCATCCATGTATAGCCCACTCCACTCCACACATGGTCCGCACTATTCATCTTTACcaag ATCGCGACTTCCTCCACTTCCATACAATGATCCTGCAACATCATTGAGAAACAAAAGCAAATCGCAAACTCTTCCGATCACATCTCGACCTTCCGAACAAATAACTATTGTAAGAAGTTCCTCGATCAGTGATATTGCATCAG AAAAAGAAGATGCAGTGTCAAGCAAGGGAAATTCacaaatgagaaaaaaatttCGAAGTGCTGGAAAAAAGCTGATGTCCCAAAAATCTCTCAGTAAATCTGTGCCTTCATTGTTTGCTTATCATAAACGCTCCCGATCTTCA TTGAACAAAAGCAGCCAAGAATGTGACATGGTGATTGAAGAAGAAGAATCAAaccataatttaaataaaaaatcatcaCTTTCCACTTCTAATATCCAG GATAACTCATCACATGGAAGCACACCACTGTCATGTTGTGGGGAAATTAATTTTGCGCTCGAGTTTCATTACAA GCGCAGTATTTTGACAATAAACATTGTTGAGTGCCGTAATCTCGTCAGTTTTCCGCATAAGAAATGTGATGCTTATGTCAAATGTTATCTCACTCCTGATCGAAGTGTGAAAAAGAAAACttcaataaagaaaaacactCTGTCTCCCAAATTTAACCAGGAGTTAAAG ttttcaaaCATCACCATGGCTGAACTAAGCAGTAGAGTTTTAGAAATGTCAGTTTGGAATGCAGGAACTTTCGgcaaaaagatttttattggTCATGTTCAAATTTCCCTGGATAATTGGAAATGGACAAACACACCACACTGGTATCCCCTGAAACCCAAG GAACTATCAAAAGAGGACGCTCCTCATGCTCGACCTTATAAAGGCGACTTACTGATGGAGGTTTGTTACAAACCACCTGCACCAATGCAAGCGTCAGGGCTGGTTATGGTTATGTTGAAACAAGCAAAGAATTTGGAACCACTTCGCTCTTCTAGaggaaatttaaatgtttatgcaaaaat GTGTATTCTTCCAATAAAAGAAGATTCAGTCACCAATGTTGTGGAGGGAAACAATCCAATCTGGAACAGCACTGTAAGACTTCCTTTAAGTGGAATAAATGTGGAGGAAAGCGCATTTAAGATCGGTATTTGGCACAAACCTAATGGAAGTGCAATACACCGTACAAACAATCACACTTTCCTTGGTGGGGCAATATTTTCTTCTGAAAAAG aactTTCGACAGTGGAAGAAAGAACTATTTGGAGAACAATTTGTGATTCTCCGGGTCGTTGGATATCTGCCAATATTTGCTTGCGTGTTTtccgttaa
- the LOC100186991 gene encoding uncharacterized protein LOC100186991, translating into MNLIRNSIFLLVIAALLCVSCYAQTTDSGVTDSGTDDTATDGDTTPAPTAAPATNPPATDPPTTEDSDNSAGEPDATTPSGAVVLHKVPLTIATVTFAAIASYIIA; encoded by the exons ATGAATCTGATTCGAAACTCG atttttcTCTTGGTGATTGCGGCGCTACTATGCGTGTCCTGTTATGCTCAAACAACGGATTCGGGAGTCACTGATTCCGGTACAGATGACACTGCCACAGATGGTGACACAACCCCTGCCCCAACAGCTGCTCCAGCCACCAACCCACCTGCCACCGATCCGCCAACAACTGAAGATTCGGATAACTCAGCAGGCGAACCTGATGCTACAACTCCAAGCGGAG cgGTCGTCCTCCATAAAGTTCCACTGACTATTGCAACCGTTACATTTGCAGCGATAGCATCTTACATTATAGCCTAA
- the LOC104265437 gene encoding uncharacterized protein LOC104265437 isoform X2: MVLDLSFLTNDEILHLQSVLNREKAFYNKINRTRVVWSRISSDDVIRTEFSNKKRVPFVPASQIVLNALKEIPYRDDEKLSKSISHTICSNQLLNEEVDKQSEDDKNPAEEMPCNDDTHDAIKLPYTPAAVEEGNVKVTSNVDMVCPAREVNEIELQDIEVGQESFAYCAKPGIQQGVSDGNPTPTKVKPKSVTPTKPLFESATVSNILWCLPKPVTTKLSTAEKHIPPKVMMYDMTTTPPKSNSRKPSSAVLDFTNEKHVPDVIKPTKCNFNQYSPESSISTPNTKHSKSPKKSQNSRRSSSKSTPEKPSTPQKYSPISATAVSPVQSNQLNSSPTWSSPSEAASEVFFAAEDSPFARGTSVKNEFSSSYQRSRTAPKRMSSLQFTFGETLSQGDTFSSQFEDEPKIFSSEQETSFKSQEDDSRSLGSVSVIQDGCAGELIVSLTYYPANSMYKRTQCPLKGTRNPEDPNTDVISRRSYVTSTGSRLPVHRLSESGAAEADDSELRLKIVGANQLKLPGHIKRNKSKTYVKCYMLPDKSHRSKMRSTIIKSTNSPRYNHNFVFRGFNKSELMERCIEIMVVGVGSAGSRRKSNTVGGIRLSSGERKHIGKPAEWMDSNAEERELWMKSLSAPGMETISIIPLRSHIKPTYK, translated from the exons ATGGTGTTAGATTTGAGTTTTCTGACCAACGATGAGATCTTGCACTTACAATCTGTTTTGAATCGTGAAAAAGCGTTTTATAACAAGATCAACAGAACGAG AGTGGTATGGTCTCGTATCTCatccgatgacgtcattagaaCTGAGTTTAGTAACAAGAAACGTGTTCCCTTCGTACCTGCTtcacaaattgttttaaatgcattaaaaG AAATTCCATATCGTGATGATGAAAAGTTGAGCAAGTCTATATCTCATACAATATGCTCAAATCAACTTTTAAAT GAAGAAGTGGACAAACAAAGTGAAGATGATAAGAATCCAGCAGAAGAAATGCCTTGTAATGACGATACACATGATGCAATAAAACTACCTTATACACCAGCTGCAGTAGAAGAAGGAAATGTTAAGGTAACCAGCAACGTCGATATGGTTTGTCCAGCACGAGAAGTAAACGAAATTGAGTTGCAAGATATTGAAGTAGGGCAGGAAAGTTTCGCGTACTGTGCAAAGCCCGGCATACAGCAAGGAGTATCTGATGGAAATCCAACGCCAACAAAAGTCAAACCAAAGTCAGTTACACCAACAAAGCCTCTGTTTGAATCTGCCACAGTGTCTAATATTCTATGGTGTTTACCAAAACCAGTCACAACTAAACTTTCAACAGCCGAGAAGCACATTCCTCCTAAAGTAATGATGTACGACATGACTACGACACCACCGAAGTCAAATTCTCGAAAACCGTCCTCTGCTGTTTTGGATTTTACCAACGAAAAACACGTACCAGATGTAATCAAGCCGACAAAATGTAACTTCAACCAATACTCACCGGAAAGCTCAATCTCTACTCCAAACACTAAACATTCGAAATCAcctaaaaaaagtcaaaacagTAGGCGTTCTTCTTCTAAATCTACACCTGAAAAGCCCAGCACACCGCAGAAATATTCACCAATATCAGCAACTGCAGTATCTCCTGTCCAATCTAACCAGCTAAACTCCTCGCCTACATGGAGCTCTCCCAGTGAAGCTGCATCCGAGGTTTTCTTTGCAGCAGAAGATTCGCCATTTGCAAGAGGGACATCAGTAAAGAATGAATTCTCATCGTCTTACCAGAGGTCACGCACAGCACCTAAACGCATGTCTTCGCTTCAATTCACATTTGGGGAAACGCTTTCCCAAGGAGACACATTTAGCTCTCAATTTGAAGATGAGCCGAAGATATTCTCGTCAG AGCAAGAAACAAGTTTCAAGTCACAAGAAGATGACTCTCGTTCGCTTGGCTCGGTTTCTGTCATTCAAGAC GGTTGTGCAGGAGAACTGATTGTTTCTTTGACATATTACCCAGCTAATTCCATGTATAAACGGACACAGTGTCCACTGAAAGGAAC ACGTAACCCTGAAGATCCTAATACGGACGTTATCTCTCGAAGAAGCTATGTAACTTCTACGGGCTCCCGTTTACCAGTACATAGATTATCCGAAAGTGGGGCAGCAGAAGCGGATGATTCTGAGTTACGTTTGAAAATTGTTGGAGCTAATCAATTGAAGCTTCCAGGACATATTAAACG AAATAAGTCTAAGACGTACGTGAAGTGCTACATGTTACCGGATAAATCGCACAGGTCGAAAATGAGAAGCACAATTATTAAGTCAACCAACAGCCCACG ATACAATCACAACTTTGTATTTCGCGGATTTAACAAGTCGGAATTGATGGAGAGATGTATTGAGATAATGGTGGTTGGTGTTGGTTCTGCTGGATCAAGAAGAAAGTCAAACACCGTTGGTGGGATTCGATTGTCCTCGGGAGAGC GTAAACATATCGGTAAACCTGCCGAGTGGATGGACTCTAATGCGGAAGAACGAGAGTTGTGGATGAAGTCGTTGTCAGCACCTGGGATGGAAACAATTTCAATAATTCCTCTTCGATCTCATATAAAACCAACATATAAATag
- the LOC104265437 gene encoding synaptotagmin-like protein 1 isoform X1 produces the protein MVLDLSFLTNDEILHLQSVLNREKAFYNKINRTRVVWSRISSDDVIRTEFSNKKRVPFVPASQIVLNALKEIPYRDDEKLSKSISHTICSNQLLNEEVDKQSEDDKNPAEEMPCNDDTHDAIKLPYTPAAVEEGNVKVTSNVDMVCPAREVNEIELQDIEVGQESFAYCAKPGIQQGVSDGNPTPTKVKPKSVTPTKPLFESATVSNILWCLPKPVTTKLSTAEKHIPPKVMMYDMTTTPPKSNSRKPSSAVLDFTNEKHVPDVIKPTKCNFNQYSPESSISTPNTKHSKSPKKSQNSRRSSSKSTPEKPSTPQKYSPISATAVSPVQSNQLNSSPTWSSPSEAASEVFFAAEDSPFARGTSVKNEFSSSYQRSRTAPKRMSSLQFTFGETLSQGDTFSSQFEDEPKIFSSEQETSFKSQEDDSRSLGSVSVIQDVKLDVLGCAGELIVSLTYYPANSMYKRTQCPLKGTRNPEDPNTDVISRRSYVTSTGSRLPVHRLSESGAAEADDSELRLKIVGANQLKLPGHIKRNKSKTYVKCYMLPDKSHRSKMRSTIIKSTNSPRYNHNFVFRGFNKSELMERCIEIMVVGVGSAGSRRKSNTVGGIRLSSGERKHIGKPAEWMDSNAEERELWMKSLSAPGMETISIIPLRSHIKPTYK, from the exons ATGGTGTTAGATTTGAGTTTTCTGACCAACGATGAGATCTTGCACTTACAATCTGTTTTGAATCGTGAAAAAGCGTTTTATAACAAGATCAACAGAACGAG AGTGGTATGGTCTCGTATCTCatccgatgacgtcattagaaCTGAGTTTAGTAACAAGAAACGTGTTCCCTTCGTACCTGCTtcacaaattgttttaaatgcattaaaaG AAATTCCATATCGTGATGATGAAAAGTTGAGCAAGTCTATATCTCATACAATATGCTCAAATCAACTTTTAAAT GAAGAAGTGGACAAACAAAGTGAAGATGATAAGAATCCAGCAGAAGAAATGCCTTGTAATGACGATACACATGATGCAATAAAACTACCTTATACACCAGCTGCAGTAGAAGAAGGAAATGTTAAGGTAACCAGCAACGTCGATATGGTTTGTCCAGCACGAGAAGTAAACGAAATTGAGTTGCAAGATATTGAAGTAGGGCAGGAAAGTTTCGCGTACTGTGCAAAGCCCGGCATACAGCAAGGAGTATCTGATGGAAATCCAACGCCAACAAAAGTCAAACCAAAGTCAGTTACACCAACAAAGCCTCTGTTTGAATCTGCCACAGTGTCTAATATTCTATGGTGTTTACCAAAACCAGTCACAACTAAACTTTCAACAGCCGAGAAGCACATTCCTCCTAAAGTAATGATGTACGACATGACTACGACACCACCGAAGTCAAATTCTCGAAAACCGTCCTCTGCTGTTTTGGATTTTACCAACGAAAAACACGTACCAGATGTAATCAAGCCGACAAAATGTAACTTCAACCAATACTCACCGGAAAGCTCAATCTCTACTCCAAACACTAAACATTCGAAATCAcctaaaaaaagtcaaaacagTAGGCGTTCTTCTTCTAAATCTACACCTGAAAAGCCCAGCACACCGCAGAAATATTCACCAATATCAGCAACTGCAGTATCTCCTGTCCAATCTAACCAGCTAAACTCCTCGCCTACATGGAGCTCTCCCAGTGAAGCTGCATCCGAGGTTTTCTTTGCAGCAGAAGATTCGCCATTTGCAAGAGGGACATCAGTAAAGAATGAATTCTCATCGTCTTACCAGAGGTCACGCACAGCACCTAAACGCATGTCTTCGCTTCAATTCACATTTGGGGAAACGCTTTCCCAAGGAGACACATTTAGCTCTCAATTTGAAGATGAGCCGAAGATATTCTCGTCAG AGCAAGAAACAAGTTTCAAGTCACAAGAAGATGACTCTCGTTCGCTTGGCTCGGTTTCTGTCATTCAAGACGTAAAGCTTGACGTTctt GGTTGTGCAGGAGAACTGATTGTTTCTTTGACATATTACCCAGCTAATTCCATGTATAAACGGACACAGTGTCCACTGAAAGGAAC ACGTAACCCTGAAGATCCTAATACGGACGTTATCTCTCGAAGAAGCTATGTAACTTCTACGGGCTCCCGTTTACCAGTACATAGATTATCCGAAAGTGGGGCAGCAGAAGCGGATGATTCTGAGTTACGTTTGAAAATTGTTGGAGCTAATCAATTGAAGCTTCCAGGACATATTAAACG AAATAAGTCTAAGACGTACGTGAAGTGCTACATGTTACCGGATAAATCGCACAGGTCGAAAATGAGAAGCACAATTATTAAGTCAACCAACAGCCCACG ATACAATCACAACTTTGTATTTCGCGGATTTAACAAGTCGGAATTGATGGAGAGATGTATTGAGATAATGGTGGTTGGTGTTGGTTCTGCTGGATCAAGAAGAAAGTCAAACACCGTTGGTGGGATTCGATTGTCCTCGGGAGAGC GTAAACATATCGGTAAACCTGCCGAGTGGATGGACTCTAATGCGGAAGAACGAGAGTTGTGGATGAAGTCGTTGTCAGCACCTGGGATGGAAACAATTTCAATAATTCCTCTTCGATCTCATATAAAACCAACATATAAATag
- the LOC101241960 gene encoding protein lin-9 homolog codes for MDIRVSGSQTVYNDKAAARVVGARLRNLLKLPKAHKMCIFEWFYSHLDTALLKGDNDFCMCLKESFPGLKTRNLTRAHWCKIRRLMGKPRRCSAAFFEEERAALNNKRDRIRQLQQSKIGRENTDAWCDLPREVPMPLVVGTNVTGHLHGSHDGLFTGQIDAVDILNSSYRVIFDRQNIGIRTVRDIDVSSSEPQETINLLSLMENKRHIPRSSSKFSMMHLDPDSTLQSPSSEHDPILGRSPLRSKLLGSLNENGGTIGGFPVQLLKSIARLSKILTIKRDKIHKLGEMNSQAEKANSYGEALSLEFQRKYATIVLDLERINKDLNELLVSVQKFCSELYPEQSSPNDQVAQIRQLCLTRAEEMVRTKNVGDDVAAGSKRAIKNHAMTDLITHLTALMMQVKYFKENIGNSIEYKSLIDALKEIKLKISSENLDSFRNNVEIHIVHVKSGMDQSELGTPSFS; via the coding sequence ATGGATATAAGAGTGTCTGGTTCACAAACCGTTTACAATGACAAAGCAGCAGCCAGAGTTGTGGGGGCACGGTTGCGAAATTTACTCAAACTTCCCAAAGCCCACAAGATGTGTATATTTGAGTGGTTTTATTCTCATTTGGACACTGCTCTTCTAAAAGGAGATAATGATTTTTGCATGTGCTTGAAAGAGTCATTTCCGGGacttaaaacaagaaatttaaCAAGAGCTCATTGGTGCAAAATAAGAAGATTGATGGGGAAACCAAGAAGATGTTCGGCGGCTTTCTTTGAAGAAGAGCGAGCTgcattaaacaacaaaagagATAGAATACGGCAACTGCAGCAAAGTAAAATTGGAAGGGAAAACACGGACGCATGGTGTGATTTGCCCCGTGAGGTTCCAATGCCACTGGTGGTCGGTACCAATGTTACCGGGCACCTCCATGGAAGCCACGATGGTTTGTTCACCGGCCAAATTGATGctgttgatattttaaattcttccTATAGAGTCATCTTTGATCGTCAGAATATTGGAATACGAACTGTGCGGGATATTGATGTATCTAGCTCTGAACCGCAAGAAACAATCAATTTGCTCTCTTTGATGGAAAACAAACGGCATATACCAAGATCATCGTCTAAGTTCTCGATGATGCATCTTGATCCAGATAGCACTCTACAAAGCCCTTCCAGTGAACATGATCCTATTTTAGGTCGTTCTCCATTGAGAAGCAAGTTACTTGGGTCTTTAAATGAAAATGGTGGAACTATAGGAGGATTTCCTGTGCAGCTTCTAAAGAGTATTGCCCGACTTTCAAAAATCCTTACAATCAAACGAGATAAAATTCATAAGCTTGGTGAAATGAATTCTCAAGCAGAAAAAGCGAATTCTTATGGGGAAGCACTATCGCTAGAATTTCAAAGAAAGTATGCAACAATTGTTCTTGACTTGGAAAGAATTAACAAAGATTTAAATGAACTTTTGGTGAGTGTGCAAAAGTTTTGCAGTGAACTGTATCCAGAACAAAGCTCACCGAATGATCAGGTTGCTCAGATTCGCCAATTGTGCTTGACCAGAGCTGAAGAAATGGTGCGTACAAAGAATGTTGGTGATGATGTTGCTGCTGGTTCAAAACGAGCGATTAAAAACCATGCTATGACAGACCTTATCACGCATCTTACTGCCTTAATGATGCAAGTAAAATACTTTAAGGAAAACATTGGAAACTCGATTGAATACAAGTCGCTTATTGATGCTTTGaaagaaataaagttaaagaTTTCATCTGAAAATTTGGACAGTTTTCGTAACAATGTTGAAATTCATATTGTGCATGTCAAAAGTGGAATGGACCAAAGTGAGCTTGGGACACCAAGTTTTAGTTAA